From Streptosporangium album, the proteins below share one genomic window:
- a CDS encoding AraC family transcriptional regulator, with product MGIMALDELRDLLHRHARPDLATPIEDVLIFRAEQPQPPTPTTYGKVLAVVAQGTKRFALGEKVYEYREGQYLIASVDLPVTAHFARASAELPGLGVGLTLHPAAVAEVLLQAAPGELPEHGEGVPPGLAVSTASPELLDAVIRLLRLLDRPRDITVLAPLIKREILWRLITGDQGAIVRQFGLPDSSLSHIARAIQWIRDHYTQPFRVEDVAKVASMSVSTFHRNFQAVTAMSPIQFQKRIRLQQARLQLAAAPADIAAVSRRVGYESPSQFSREYRRQFGMSPSQDATRLPAGAAR from the coding sequence ATGGGGATCATGGCCCTCGACGAGCTTCGCGACCTCCTCCACCGCCATGCTCGGCCCGATCTCGCCACCCCCATCGAAGATGTCCTGATCTTCAGGGCCGAGCAGCCCCAGCCACCGACGCCGACGACCTATGGCAAGGTGCTGGCCGTCGTCGCCCAGGGCACGAAGCGCTTCGCGTTGGGCGAGAAGGTGTACGAGTACCGTGAGGGGCAATACCTCATCGCCTCGGTCGACCTCCCGGTGACCGCTCACTTCGCCAGGGCCAGTGCGGAGCTGCCGGGGCTGGGCGTCGGGCTGACCCTGCACCCGGCTGCCGTGGCGGAGGTGCTGTTGCAGGCGGCGCCGGGTGAGCTGCCGGAGCACGGTGAGGGCGTGCCACCCGGCTTGGCCGTCAGCACCGCCTCCCCCGAGCTCCTCGATGCCGTCATCCGCCTGCTGCGCCTGCTCGACCGCCCCCGTGACATCACCGTCCTCGCGCCGCTCATCAAACGCGAGATTCTCTGGCGCCTGATCACCGGCGATCAGGGCGCGATCGTCCGGCAGTTCGGGCTGCCCGACAGCAGCCTCAGCCACATCGCCCGCGCCATCCAGTGGATCCGCGACCACTACACCCAGCCGTTCCGCGTCGAGGACGTGGCCAAAGTGGCGAGCATGAGCGTCTCCACCTTCCATCGGAACTTTCAAGCCGTCACCGCGATGAGCCCGATTCAATTCCAGAAGCGGATCCGGCTCCAGCAGGCCCGGCTTCAGCTCGCCGCAGCCCCGGCTGACATCGCCGCCGTCAGCCGCCGAGTGGGCTACGAGAGTCCGTCCCAGTTCAGCCGCGAGTACCGCCGCCAGTTCGGCATGTCACCCAGCCAGGACGCCACGCGCCTTCCCGCGGGGGCGGCGCGCTGA
- a CDS encoding transposase family protein produces MTTTNTTAEDAPSPVYRCLLPLSTRTLTFVADLLRGHLKVIGSRWRKLSPGQIATIVVAFLRHDHRLADLAGANHVSASTVRRWMLEVIDLLATRAPRLDRVLKKLAKSGGEVVLLDGTLVRTRRRTGADNRKNYSGKHKVHGVLVLALTDRKGNLLWISAARPGRSSEITTARHNRLTEQLRRAGLGAIADLGFVGLDDNPDDPVIITGRKAARNRPLTTAEKQANQLISAERAPVEHGFAALKNRRILIKVRMRATHATTLLRALMVLATTEHTR; encoded by the coding sequence GTGACAACAACCAACACCACGGCCGAGGACGCGCCGTCCCCTGTCTACCGCTGCCTGCTGCCGCTGTCCACCCGAACCCTCACCTTCGTCGCCGACCTGCTGCGCGGCCATCTGAAGGTGATCGGCTCACGGTGGCGGAAACTGTCCCCGGGCCAGATCGCCACCATCGTGGTCGCCTTCCTCCGCCACGATCACCGCCTGGCCGACCTGGCCGGCGCCAACCACGTCTCGGCCTCCACCGTGCGCCGCTGGATGCTGGAGGTCATCGACCTGCTGGCCACCCGCGCGCCCCGCCTGGACCGCGTCCTGAAGAAGCTCGCCAAGTCCGGGGGTGAAGTGGTGCTGCTGGATGGCACCCTGGTGCGCACCCGCCGCCGCACCGGCGCCGACAACCGCAAGAACTACTCGGGGAAACACAAGGTCCATGGGGTGTTGGTGCTGGCCCTGACCGACCGCAAGGGCAACCTGCTGTGGATCTCGGCCGCCCGGCCTGGCCGCTCCAGCGAGATCACTACCGCCCGTCACAACCGGCTCACCGAGCAGCTCCGCAGGGCCGGGCTGGGCGCCATCGCCGATCTCGGCTTCGTCGGCCTGGACGACAACCCCGACGACCCGGTCATCATCACCGGCCGCAAAGCCGCCCGCAACCGCCCCCTGACCACGGCCGAAAAGCAGGCCAACCAGCTGATCAGTGCCGAACGCGCCCCCGTCGAACACGGCTTCGCCGCCCTGAAGAACCGGCGCATCCTGATCAAGGTCCGCATGCGCGCCACCCACGCCACCACCCTGCTGCGCGCCCTGATGGTCCTGGCCACCACCGAGCACACCCGATGA
- a CDS encoding alpha/beta fold hydrolase, whose protein sequence is MAFAWLPAKGATGTILADPGGPAAALPALPIIVESLGPVLDRQNLLVVEPRGQGKSSPLLCPDIDLNVQSTIAACATLLGPRTQFFTTDQTVADLDAVRQALGVPRVSFYGNSYGTVFAQAYATRFPASTAAVFLDSVVLTTRAGYTDWGMRMRLSNLDLVCDASVACRRLPGTPSGIFTRLVKTLRAHPDPEAPIATLAALGQYASQPVIGREIVAAAAAYLGGDPLPLRRLATEAGSAPYPPLKGAHWAGYLAYVCGDGAFPFDKAASPAERDRQLRAFYAKERPAWPFTLAELGGSTLYDFCVNWPTPRQSPPVRPGSTYPAVPALTVAGDFDTHTPAEVAALTSRFPKSTFSQVRYGVHSMAWSEGCVREGMRAFLAAPAHPATDPRCDLENYKAVGSFPVSAKDVAPVRSAALSRAERTLVAGLYATADDALARRNPLASLHARMTTEAGLRGGRVDFDDNNNVIRLHAAKLAGDLPVTGTITLGAKVSAELVTGGRTVKLSWTPFLAKDRITLSGSLNGRAFTAVT, encoded by the coding sequence GTGGCGTTCGCCTGGCTGCCCGCGAAGGGTGCGACGGGGACGATCCTCGCCGATCCCGGTGGGCCCGCAGCCGCGCTGCCCGCACTGCCGATCATCGTGGAGTCGCTCGGTCCCGTGCTCGACCGGCAGAACCTGCTGGTGGTCGAACCGCGAGGGCAGGGAAAATCGAGCCCGCTGCTCTGCCCTGACATCGACCTCAACGTGCAGTCCACGATCGCCGCGTGCGCCACCCTGCTCGGGCCGCGTACCCAGTTCTTCACCACCGACCAGACCGTGGCCGACCTCGACGCTGTACGGCAGGCGCTGGGCGTGCCCAGGGTGAGCTTCTACGGCAACTCCTACGGAACCGTCTTCGCCCAGGCCTACGCCACGCGCTTCCCGGCGAGCACGGCCGCGGTGTTCCTCGACAGCGTCGTCCTCACCACCCGCGCGGGCTACACCGACTGGGGGATGCGCATGCGCCTGAGCAACCTCGACCTGGTCTGCGACGCGTCCGTCGCCTGCAGGCGGCTGCCGGGAACCCCGTCGGGTATCTTCACGCGCCTGGTGAAGACGCTTCGCGCCCACCCCGACCCGGAGGCGCCCATCGCCACGCTGGCGGCACTGGGGCAGTACGCCTCCCAGCCGGTGATCGGCCGCGAGATCGTGGCGGCCGCGGCCGCCTACCTCGGCGGCGACCCGCTCCCGCTGCGCAGGCTCGCGACGGAGGCGGGCTCGGCGCCCTACCCGCCGCTCAAGGGCGCGCACTGGGCCGGCTACCTCGCCTACGTATGCGGCGACGGCGCGTTCCCCTTCGACAAGGCCGCCTCCCCGGCCGAACGTGACCGCCAGCTCAGGGCGTTCTACGCCAAGGAGCGTCCGGCCTGGCCGTTCACGCTCGCCGAGCTGGGTGGCAGCACGCTGTACGACTTCTGTGTGAACTGGCCGACCCCGCGGCAGAGCCCGCCCGTGCGCCCCGGCTCGACCTATCCCGCCGTCCCCGCCCTGACCGTGGCGGGCGACTTCGACACTCACACCCCCGCCGAGGTGGCCGCGCTGACCAGCCGGTTCCCGAAGAGCACGTTCTCCCAGGTCCGCTACGGCGTGCACAGCATGGCGTGGTCGGAGGGGTGCGTGCGTGAGGGTATGCGCGCCTTCCTCGCCGCCCCCGCGCACCCGGCCACCGACCCCCGTTGCGACCTGGAGAACTATAAGGCGGTCGGGTCGTTCCCCGTCTCGGCGAAGGACGTCGCGCCCGTCCGCTCGGCAGCTCTGTCACGCGCCGAGCGGACGCTCGTCGCGGGCCTCTACGCCACCGCCGACGACGCGCTGGCCCGCCGCAATCCTCTGGCGAGCCTGCACGCCAGGATGACCACCGAGGCGGGGCTGCGCGGGGGCCGCGTCGACTTCGACGACAATAACAACGTCATCCGCCTCCACGCAGCGAAGCTCGCAGGGGACTTGCCTGTGACCGGGACCATCACGCTCGGCGCGAAGGTGAGCGCCGAACTCGTGACGGGCGGGCGCACGGTGAAGCTGTCGTGGACGCCCTTCCTGGCCAAGGACCGGATCACACTGAGCGGCTCGCTGAACGGCCGTGCTTTTACGGCCGTCACGTGA
- a CDS encoding RrF2 family transcriptional regulator, protein MRLTKFTDLALRVTMRLAVTEQGVTLTTRQVAEAMAIPYTHTAKAIARLQHLGVVEARRGRGGGLELTGFGRTASLGWLVRELEGEEEVVACEGETPCPLRAACRLRGALRNAQRAFYASLDPLTVDDLVASPTGPVLLSLS, encoded by the coding sequence GTGCGACTGACAAAGTTCACCGACCTGGCCCTGCGCGTCACCATGCGCCTGGCGGTCACGGAGCAGGGGGTGACCCTCACCACCCGGCAGGTGGCCGAGGCGATGGCGATCCCCTACACCCACACCGCCAAGGCCATCGCCCGGCTCCAGCACCTCGGGGTGGTGGAGGCTCGCCGGGGGCGCGGCGGCGGCTTGGAGCTGACCGGCTTCGGCCGTACGGCGTCGCTGGGCTGGCTCGTCCGTGAACTGGAGGGCGAGGAGGAGGTCGTCGCATGCGAGGGGGAAACCCCTTGCCCGCTGCGTGCCGCCTGTCGCCTGCGCGGCGCACTACGCAACGCCCAGCGTGCTTTCTACGCGTCGCTGGATCCGCTCACCGTGGACGATCTGGTCGCCTCGCCGACCGGGCCGGTACTGCTCAGCCTCAGCTGA
- a CDS encoding globin domain-containing protein: MLSPESTVTVRATLPVIGGAIENITARFYETMFADNPELLRDLFNRGNQANGEQRSALAGSIAAFAAVLVERSDGRPDTMLARIANKHASLGVTVDQYEIVHKYLFAAIAEVLGDAVTPEVAAAWDEVYWLMADALITLETGLYRDAGEGRLQATVLDRRRETEDVISLTLRPATSLSFKPGQYVSVAVPLPDGTRQIRQYSLSCAPERDDWRITVKRVRGGDVPDGEVSNWLHANVQTGDALTISPPFGDLVLSPGDTPLLLASAGIGATPILSMVDHLAATGSTRRVTVVHADRSPADHAHREELERLVADLPDATLHRWYEEPGDCSCRPAPNIGQADLTETDLPTGLTAYLCGPLPFMRSVRSQLLRRGVPASDIHYEVFGPDLWLGRS; this comes from the coding sequence GTGCTCTCTCCGGAGTCGACCGTGACCGTCCGGGCCACCCTGCCCGTGATCGGCGGTGCCATCGAGAACATCACCGCACGTTTCTACGAGACGATGTTCGCCGACAACCCCGAGCTGCTGCGGGACCTGTTCAACCGGGGAAACCAGGCCAACGGTGAACAGCGCAGCGCACTCGCCGGATCCATCGCGGCCTTCGCCGCCGTCCTGGTGGAGCGTTCCGACGGCCGACCGGACACGATGCTCGCCAGGATCGCGAACAAGCACGCCTCGCTCGGCGTCACCGTCGACCAGTACGAGATCGTCCACAAGTATCTCTTCGCCGCCATCGCCGAGGTGCTGGGAGACGCCGTCACCCCCGAGGTGGCCGCGGCCTGGGACGAGGTCTACTGGCTGATGGCGGACGCGCTGATCACCCTGGAGACGGGTCTCTACCGCGACGCGGGCGAGGGCCGGCTGCAGGCCACGGTGCTCGACCGGCGGCGCGAGACCGAGGACGTGATCTCGTTGACCTTGCGACCGGCGACCTCGCTGTCCTTCAAGCCCGGCCAGTACGTCAGCGTCGCGGTCCCCCTGCCCGACGGCACCCGGCAGATCCGCCAGTACAGCCTGTCGTGCGCCCCCGAGCGGGACGACTGGAGGATCACTGTCAAGCGGGTGCGCGGCGGCGACGTTCCCGACGGGGAGGTGTCCAACTGGTTGCACGCGAACGTCCAGACCGGCGACGCGTTGACGATCTCCCCGCCGTTCGGCGACCTGGTCCTGTCCCCGGGCGACACCCCGCTGCTGCTCGCCTCGGCCGGAATCGGCGCCACCCCCATCCTGTCGATGGTCGACCACCTCGCCGCCACCGGCTCCACCCGCCGGGTCACCGTCGTCCACGCCGACCGCTCCCCGGCCGACCACGCCCACCGCGAGGAGCTCGAGCGGCTGGTCGCCGACCTGCCCGACGCCACCCTGCACCGGTGGTACGAGGAGCCGGGCGACTGCTCCTGCCGGCCCGCCCCCAACATCGGGCAGGCCGACCTGACCGAGACCGACCTGCCCACCGGATTGACCGCCTATCTCTGCGGGCCGCTGCCGTTCATGCGCAGTGTCCGCTCCCAGCTCCTCCGGCGAGGCGTGCCCGCCTCCGACATCCACTACGAGGTGTTCGGCCCCGACCTGTGGCTGGGACGGAGCTGA
- the ltrA gene encoding group II intron reverse transcriptase/maturase, whose amino-acid sequence MFVTAFEKVRSKKGAAGVDGVTVEQFEQDRKDNLYKLWNRMSSGSYFPAPVRMVEIPKKSGSGSRILGVPCVADRIAQTVAVAYLEPLVEPIFHQDSYGYRPGRSPLDAVATCRERCFRCAWAIDLDIAGFFDNLDHDLILKAIAAHTAEAWILLYVERWLKAPLSMPDRTLAARDRGSPQGASIFPLIANLFMRYAFDAWMAREFPSVPFERFVDDVIVHCVSEQQACRVKEAIARRLAECGGLQLHPDKTRIVYCKQTGRYGRHDTVTFDFLGYTFKPRMAIQKGGALFTTFSPAISGSSAKAIRQELRRMRFHLRSDLSFKDIAKLINVKVGPWAVYFGRFRPSEAAHVLSHVDQYLVRWARRKYKHLRRSPRRAWETLKKIMRSYPGLFAHWKRNALRRSAAARAG is encoded by the coding sequence GTGTTCGTGACGGCGTTTGAGAAGGTCAGGAGTAAGAAGGGGGCGGCCGGGGTCGATGGCGTGACGGTCGAGCAGTTCGAACAGGACCGCAAGGACAACCTGTACAAACTGTGGAACCGGATGTCGTCGGGGAGTTACTTCCCGGCCCCGGTGCGGATGGTGGAGATCCCCAAGAAGAGCGGCTCGGGATCGAGGATTCTTGGAGTGCCGTGCGTTGCAGATCGCATCGCGCAGACGGTGGCGGTCGCCTATCTGGAGCCGTTGGTGGAACCGATATTCCACCAAGACTCCTACGGGTATCGGCCAGGCAGGTCGCCGCTGGATGCGGTGGCCACCTGCCGGGAGCGCTGCTTCCGGTGTGCCTGGGCGATCGATCTGGACATCGCGGGTTTCTTCGACAATCTCGATCACGATCTGATCCTCAAGGCGATCGCTGCCCACACCGCCGAGGCGTGGATCCTGCTGTATGTCGAGCGGTGGCTGAAGGCCCCGCTGTCGATGCCGGACCGAACGCTTGCCGCGCGGGATCGGGGCAGCCCCCAGGGCGCGTCGATCTTCCCGCTGATCGCCAACCTGTTCATGCGTTACGCCTTCGATGCGTGGATGGCCAGAGAATTTCCGTCTGTGCCGTTCGAGCGGTTCGTCGATGACGTGATCGTGCATTGTGTGAGCGAGCAGCAGGCCTGCAGGGTGAAAGAGGCGATCGCCCGGCGACTGGCGGAGTGTGGCGGGTTGCAGCTGCATCCGGACAAAACCCGCATTGTGTACTGCAAGCAGACTGGACGCTACGGCAGGCACGACACCGTGACGTTCGACTTCCTGGGGTACACCTTCAAACCGCGGATGGCCATCCAGAAGGGCGGAGCGCTGTTCACGACCTTCTCTCCGGCCATCAGCGGTAGCAGCGCCAAAGCGATCCGGCAGGAACTACGCCGGATGCGATTTCACCTGCGCAGCGACCTGAGCTTCAAGGACATCGCCAAGTTGATCAATGTCAAGGTCGGGCCGTGGGCCGTCTACTTCGGGCGCTTTCGCCCGTCGGAGGCGGCTCATGTGCTGTCTCACGTCGATCAGTATCTCGTTCGGTGGGCCCGACGGAAGTACAAGCACCTGCGGCGCTCTCCACGTCGGGCGTGGGAGACCCTGAAGAAGATCATGAGATCTTATCCGGGGCTCTTCGCGCACTGGAAGCGGAATGCGCTCAGGAGATCAGCAGCGGCGCGAGCTGGATGA
- a CDS encoding MmcQ/YjbR family DNA-binding protein, with protein MGVSVDELLEMLDRLPEVAQSEGGNWISLKVRGKGFGYLWQETETVGLKATIEEQIALVAERPEVFEVQFTAGRFGWVVVHLAKIDPEELFELVTEAWCLTAPKGLVDAHEAGR; from the coding sequence ATGGGTGTGAGTGTCGATGAGCTCTTGGAAATGTTGGACAGGCTGCCAGAGGTCGCGCAGAGCGAGGGCGGCAACTGGATCTCGCTGAAGGTGCGCGGCAAGGGCTTCGGCTACCTGTGGCAGGAGACGGAGACCGTGGGGCTCAAGGCGACGATCGAGGAGCAGATCGCGCTGGTGGCGGAGCGTCCGGAGGTGTTCGAGGTCCAGTTCACCGCGGGCCGGTTCGGCTGGGTCGTGGTGCACCTTGCGAAGATCGATCCGGAGGAGCTGTTCGAGCTGGTCACCGAGGCGTGGTGTCTGACGGCACCAAAGGGGTTGGTCGACGCCCACGAGGCCGGGCGGTAG